AACTCGTTCCATATGATTTTATAACTTTCTTTTCTTCATCCATAATCATTTCTTCATCAATGAATTTCCCCAGTGGTTTGTTTTTATAATCTTCATAAGAAATATCAGTTTTTATATTTTCTAACCCTTTCTCATGTTCGCCAACGATTTCAAGAAGAATTTCCTCTGAAACCAAATTTTCAATTTCTCTGGAACCCAAAACATGCAATCGGTCACCTAAAAAAATTTTTAACTCTTCATGTCTCTCATTTTTTCCTTCATCTTTATCAACAATCAAAAAAAGTTTTCCACATAACCTTTCAACATTTAATGGCCTTTCCTCTTTATCCAAAAAAGACCAGTGAGTTATATTATTCCCCCCATACTCTACAAATGAGTAGTTATAATCTTCTTTAATGTCATGAACGACATGATCGTCAGGATTTTCTTTAATATAAATGTCCAAATAATGTCTTAAGTAGCCCACATCAGTTATTCCTTCAACCCAAATGGTACAATTTGACAGAAACACGGAAGAATTTCTAACTCCGAGTAATTCTAATGCGTTAGCATCTCCTTTAGATAAGTTTTCTATATTAAAAGTGGCTGTTTTATCTACTAATTCCTTTTTAAAAGCGTAAATTGAAATATCATCATAATCAATTGTTATGTCCAAAAAGTGATTAGAATGAGTAGTAAAGAAGAATTGGAAATTCTCGAACCTATCATCAAAAAATAAATCAAAAATTTTTCTTTGCAATCCGGGATGTAGTAAATGTTCAGGTTCTTCAATAAAAACTAAAACCTGTTCATTGTCTTTTATTTTTCCTTTATGAATAAATAGGGGCAGGGTTAAGATGATTATCGATTGAATTCCATCACCTAAATCGTATATTAATTTACCTTCTTCATCCCCTATTTTAACTTTAATAACATCTTTTTTATTGTATGACTTATTAGCTACAGGAGTGATCTTAACCTGTTCATTATCAAAAAAGTTAATGGACAAATATTCTTGAAATTCTTCTATTATTTCTTGTTTTTCATCAGATTCATTCAACATATAGTCATAAATGTCTTTGTAAGCATTAAGGCCTGTAGAAATTGTAAAATTATCATCTAAATTTCTTTCACGTTTTTCTAAATCAATAAAATAATCATATCTAGTCCGTATTTCATATCCATCAAATGGCTTGGCTTCAACTTCATTTTCACCACAATAACTCACAGGCCGGAGGCCCCTTATAATTGGGATATAAACGTTTTTAAATGGATAATATAGATTAAGACCATCAACTTTTTCTTTAATAAATTTCAAAATGTATTTGGCGTAGTTTAAGGTGTCATAGCTGTTTTGATCATTAACCCCATCTTTTTCATGATCAGCAATGCTTTTCTCACAATCATCAATTAATTCCCCCAAGTCTTTAATAGCATTATTGACTGCCAATTCTTGGTTTGTGGTTAAGAAATCGATTTTATCAAAGTTTTTTTGAAGATATATTCCTGCTACTAGTTGAAAATTGTCATCAATTGATTTATCTCTCAAGGTCTTTAATGCATTATTAATATTATCAATGGCAGTGTTATTTGGCTTAAAATTAAGTTCATTTATAAATAAGAATCTTAAAAACCGACTTTTCCCTTGATTATTTGATCCAACAAAAATATTCACTTTAGATAGATTTTTAATGGAATCAATCTTTCTGGTATCTATTTTTCCATTTTTTAACCTATATTCTTCTATAAATTTGTATGAAGGATCAGGCATCTCGATTTCATTAATTAAAAATCCCATAAAAAATAATACAATTTTATAATATTAAATTTTTACTATTATGTCCCATGAATCTTAACACTTGTAATTTAATCGTTCAACATTGTGATCAAAAGTTTATTAATTTAATCTGGTAACGACAACCAATTTTTTTCTGATAAGTTTTATATGAGGGTTCTTCTCTAGAAAATGCAACCCCTCAATTTTTTTGGCATTTGTATCCTTGCATGCATCTTCAATGAAAGATAACAAGTTTTATATGTTATAATCTAGTTATATACTAACTAGGTGAATGTAGAATCAAAGGTGAAGCCTAAACTGGTTATCTTTTTTTGATTACAAATGTTATGCATAAAGGATCTTCATATTTGTCCATTGAATCTCCACCATGATCTTCATATAATTCCATTCTTTCTTAACATAATTTACTGGTTTTCATGGATTGATAAAACTTACCTCAACAAAGGAATTTTTTCCCAAGTAACCCATAAGTTCTTTGAATAACAATCATTATTGGATAATCCCTGAATTTAGTAATTTTAAAGGAATTAATCTTTATTAAACATGATTTAATCCCACACGATCAACATTGATATATCTGAAAAGCTATATTGAATGATTTAGAAGCGTATGGGGGTGTTGATACTATTTTTTACAAGTCACGTGTTACTATAATAGTTGGATTTATATACTTCTTAAGCCTTTAAAAGATTGTCAGAAGATGAACATGACTTAATAATAGACCACTTAATATCTAAAAATCAAGTTATGAAATCGTGAAAATATTCAAATTTTAATTTTAATCCATGGTGTAAATTTCTGGAAAACCAGCTATAAAAAACCAATTTCTAATATAATTTAAATATATAGTTAAGAATGTAGATTTCTCAATATATTACTTATTCATTATCTTAAAAAAAAATCGCTTTCAAGTACTGGTAATAATAAAATAATAAAATATTATATTTAATTTGCTTTCTAAGAATCTTGGCAGTGAAATTCAAGCTTTAATAAAAAAATTAGCTTATTTCGGGCAAATAAAAAAATTTATACAAATTTAAGGGTGAAAGCATGGTAACGAACGTAAATACTTCAAACAGTAATAAAAAAGTTTTTAAACCTAATTACATGCTGGTGGAAGAGGCTCATGTGAAGAATTGGGAGGCTGAAATAGAGAAGGGTAAAGACCTGGAGAAGTACTGGGGTGAAAAGGCTGAACAATTTGAATGGTTCCAGAAATGGGATAAAGTCCTTGATGAAAGCCAGAAACCCTTCTACAAATGGTTTACCAATGGTAAAATAAATCTAGCTTACAACGCTGTGGACCGGTGGATACACACTGATAAAAGGAATCAAGTGGCCATACTCTACGCCAATGAAAGAGGTGATGAGAGGAAACTCACCTACTACGAACTCTACCGTGAAGTGAATAAAATGGCCAATGCCCTGAAAAATTTAGGTGTGGAGAAGGGTGACACAGTTTCCATGTACCTGCCCATGTGCCCGGAGTTGCTGGTTTCCATATTAGCCTGTAACAAAATTGGGGCCATTCACAGTGTGGTGTACTCTGGACTGAGTGT
This DNA window, taken from Methanobacterium subterraneum, encodes the following:
- a CDS encoding AAA family ATPase — translated: MPDPSYKFIEEYRLKNGKIDTRKIDSIKNLSKVNIFVGSNNQGKSRFLRFLFINELNFKPNNTAIDNINNALKTLRDKSIDDNFQLVAGIYLQKNFDKIDFLTTNQELAVNNAIKDLGELIDDCEKSIADHEKDGVNDQNSYDTLNYAKYILKFIKEKVDGLNLYYPFKNVYIPIIRGLRPVSYCGENEVEAKPFDGYEIRTRYDYFIDLEKRERNLDDNFTISTGLNAYKDIYDYMLNESDEKQEIIEEFQEYLSINFFDNEQVKITPVANKSYNKKDVIKVKIGDEEGKLIYDLGDGIQSIIILTLPLFIHKGKIKDNEQVLVFIEEPEHLLHPGLQRKIFDLFFDDRFENFQFFFTTHSNHFLDITIDYDDISIYAFKKELVDKTATFNIENLSKGDANALELLGVRNSSVFLSNCTIWVEGITDVGYLRHYLDIYIKENPDDHVVHDIKEDYNYSFVEYGGNNITHWSFLDKEERPLNVERLCGKLFLIVDKDEGKNERHEELKIFLGDRLHVLGSREIENLVSEEILLEIVGEHEKGLENIKTDISYEDYKNKPLGKFIDEEMIMDEEKKVIKSYGTSSGTIRYKNTFLKKAKKHTVKWDDLTEDAQNLVREMYEFILKSNGYS